The proteins below come from a single Pseudarthrobacter sp. SSS035 genomic window:
- a CDS encoding Nramp family divalent metal transporter produces MEKVLTQQTEQVGGMSRWRRIAGVAGPGFIVAAAGVGAGDLIASLNAGASFGLTLAWAVVVGCFIKFIVTECIGRWSLATGISPLRGFHQLSKIFTGYFGIYSIILGFFYGAAIAGALGLTVHAMFPAVDIKLGAIVAVLLGLGILWIGKYSSFEKLMSFFVAVMFISIVGAAILTKPDLSILLSGLTPRVPQDGTFYVLGVMGGVGMSIGLLSYGYWLRDRGWNGPSWIKTMRLDLVIGYGMTFIFMFAMMIVGAAFLQGSGTEVGGLSDLNALANPFAERFGEPAKWLLLIGMFSAVFSSLIGGYNALANVFNDIFNIYRKTDKERDENAVRSVPFRAYILWMCLPPLAMLFLDKPVTLVLIYAALGALLMPVMIGGLLWLMNSKRLDKKYRNGFVMNASLVLGLVMFIGLGLNELVNL; encoded by the coding sequence ATGGAAAAGGTACTTACGCAGCAGACAGAGCAAGTCGGCGGCATGTCCCGCTGGCGTCGGATTGCCGGCGTTGCGGGTCCAGGGTTCATCGTGGCCGCTGCCGGCGTCGGCGCCGGAGACCTCATCGCTTCCCTTAACGCCGGTGCCAGCTTCGGGCTAACCCTGGCGTGGGCCGTCGTCGTCGGCTGTTTCATCAAGTTCATCGTGACCGAGTGCATCGGCCGCTGGTCGCTGGCGACCGGCATCAGCCCGCTGCGCGGTTTTCACCAGCTCAGCAAGATCTTCACCGGCTACTTCGGCATCTACTCGATCATTCTGGGCTTCTTCTACGGCGCGGCCATCGCCGGGGCGCTCGGACTCACGGTGCACGCGATGTTCCCGGCGGTAGACATCAAACTGGGCGCCATCGTCGCTGTCCTGCTCGGCCTGGGCATCCTGTGGATCGGCAAGTACAGCTCCTTCGAGAAGCTCATGTCCTTCTTCGTCGCGGTCATGTTCATCTCCATCGTGGGCGCCGCAATCCTGACCAAGCCGGACCTCAGCATCCTGCTGAGCGGCCTGACACCGCGCGTCCCGCAGGACGGAACCTTCTACGTGCTGGGCGTCATGGGCGGGGTCGGGATGTCGATCGGCCTGCTGTCCTACGGCTACTGGCTCCGCGACCGGGGCTGGAATGGTCCCAGCTGGATCAAGACGATGCGCCTTGACCTCGTCATCGGCTACGGCATGACCTTCATCTTCATGTTCGCCATGATGATTGTCGGCGCGGCCTTCCTGCAGGGCAGCGGCACCGAGGTCGGCGGACTGAGCGACCTCAACGCCCTGGCCAACCCCTTCGCCGAACGCTTCGGCGAGCCCGCCAAGTGGCTCCTGCTCATCGGCATGTTCTCCGCCGTCTTCAGCTCGCTCATCGGCGGCTACAACGCCCTGGCCAACGTCTTCAATGACATCTTCAACATCTACCGCAAGACCGACAAGGAGCGGGACGAGAACGCCGTCCGGTCCGTGCCCTTCCGCGCCTACATCCTGTGGATGTGCCTGCCGCCCCTGGCCATGCTGTTCCTGGACAAGCCGGTCACGCTGGTCCTGATCTACGCCGCGCTGGGCGCACTGCTCATGCCCGTCATGATCGGCGGGCTGCTCTGGCTCATGAACTCCAAGCGCCTCGACAAGAAGTACCGTAACGGCTTCGTCATGAACGCATCGCTGGTGCTTGGCCTCGTCATGTTCATCGGCCTGGGCCTCAACGAGCTCGTCAACCTCTGA
- a CDS encoding FadR/GntR family transcriptional regulator, with protein MSHGWVSMGGNLAAELELMIVRGELPRGEKIPAERVLAETLGVSRTTLREALLELELRGLVSRRPGRGTIVLESSTPKQAEELSSVFSAAQEDFNQIMEMRCSIEPGVTALAAAKATPSDLRKLEAILRTAEQETSSAKLLELDVEFHVMVADIARNPLLSMLIRIVSDWARSSRRLGFQGASRKSASLSGHWAIVESLKAGNGPAAEQAMRDHIGGIQELIAPVAEPGPAEIRPAQA; from the coding sequence GTGAGTCATGGCTGGGTTTCCATGGGCGGCAATCTCGCTGCCGAGCTGGAACTCATGATCGTCCGCGGCGAGCTCCCGCGCGGCGAGAAGATTCCGGCCGAGCGCGTCCTGGCCGAGACACTGGGAGTCTCACGGACGACGCTACGCGAGGCGCTGCTGGAGCTGGAGCTTCGCGGTCTCGTGAGTCGCCGCCCGGGCCGAGGGACCATCGTGCTCGAATCCTCGACCCCCAAACAGGCGGAGGAGCTCTCCTCGGTATTCAGTGCGGCGCAGGAGGACTTCAACCAGATCATGGAGATGCGCTGCTCCATCGAACCCGGAGTCACGGCGCTCGCGGCGGCCAAGGCGACGCCGTCGGACCTGCGGAAGCTTGAAGCCATTCTGCGCACCGCAGAGCAGGAGACGAGCTCCGCAAAGCTGCTCGAGCTCGACGTCGAATTCCATGTCATGGTGGCTGACATCGCGCGCAACCCGCTGCTGTCCATGCTCATTCGCATCGTGAGCGACTGGGCTCGCTCTTCACGCCGGCTCGGATTCCAGGGCGCCAGCCGTAAGTCCGCCTCGCTCTCGGGACACTGGGCCATCGTCGAGTCGCTCAAGGCAGGGAACGGCCCGGCCGCAGAGCAGGCCATGCGCGATCATATCGGTGGCATCCAGGAGCTCATCGCGCCGGTTGCCGAGCCGGGCCCGGCGGAAATACGGCCCGCACAGGCATGA
- a CDS encoding pyruvate, water dikinase regulatory protein, whose translation MTNDEIRPVYFLSDSTGITAETLGNTLLTQFPANNFDRITIPFITTAEQARTVVGTIDKLVATGPRPIVFSTAVSSDIRQAIATCQGIIVDLIGTHVGQLEEALGSQASAEPGRAHGLGNAERYQSRMAAVEYAMEHDDGQSLRALEKAQVILVAPSRCGKTPTTMYLALQHGIFAANFPLVDEDFQREGLPKPLRPFVEKCFGLSSNPLRLSQIRTERRRGSPYASLRQCGFELRSAEQLYVSHRIPYLNSATVSVEEMAATILQRMNLKH comes from the coding sequence ATGACCAATGACGAGATTCGGCCTGTCTACTTCCTTTCGGACAGCACCGGCATCACCGCGGAAACGCTCGGCAACACCTTGTTGACGCAGTTCCCCGCGAACAACTTTGACCGCATTACGATCCCGTTCATTACCACCGCCGAACAGGCCAGGACCGTGGTGGGCACCATCGACAAACTGGTCGCCACCGGCCCGCGGCCCATCGTCTTTTCCACGGCCGTCAGCAGCGACATCAGACAGGCCATTGCAACGTGCCAGGGGATCATCGTGGATCTGATCGGGACGCATGTGGGACAGCTGGAGGAAGCCCTCGGCTCCCAAGCCAGCGCGGAACCCGGCAGGGCCCACGGCCTCGGCAACGCGGAGCGGTATCAATCCCGGATGGCCGCCGTCGAGTACGCCATGGAACACGACGACGGCCAGAGCCTGCGGGCGCTGGAAAAGGCCCAGGTCATCCTGGTGGCACCGTCCCGCTGCGGAAAAACGCCCACCACCATGTACCTGGCGCTGCAGCACGGCATCTTCGCCGCGAACTTCCCGCTGGTGGACGAGGATTTCCAACGGGAAGGGCTGCCCAAGCCGCTGCGGCCTTTTGTTGAGAAGTGTTTCGGGCTGTCCTCCAACCCCCTGCGGCTGAGCCAGATCCGCACCGAGCGGCGCCGCGGCTCACCGTACGCGTCGCTGCGGCAGTGCGGCTTCGAGCTGCGCAGCGCCGAGCAGTTGTACGTCTCCCACCGGATCCCGTACTTGAATTCGGCCACCGTGTCCGTGGAGGAAATGGCCGCCACCATCCTGCAGCGGATGAACCTCAAACATTAG
- the ppsA gene encoding phosphoenolpyruvate synthase, whose protein sequence is MTTDILWFSELGLKDLDRVGGKNASLGEMVQNLTSAGVQVPDGFATTADAYRSFLADSGLDQKIADRLVGLDTDDVTALAAAGKEIRALMRETPFLPDFEAQIRNAYQQLVDKHAGSEDLSWAVRSSATAEDLPDASFAGQQETFLNVRGIENILIAIKDVFASLYNDRAIAYRVHHKFEHAEVALSAGIQRMVRSDVGASGVMFTMDTESGFQDAVFVTSSYGLGEAVVQGAVNPDEFYVYKPALQAGRPAILKRGLGEKALQMTYTNSQEIGRTIDFVPVEASLRSRFSLSDADVEQLARHAVAIENHYGRPMDIEWGKDGTDGGLYILQARPETVQSRRAAGSLSRFRLNGTGRVLAEGRAIGQRIGAGSVRILTSIDQMAAFKTGDVLVADMTDPDWEPIMKRASAIVTNRGGRTCHAAIIARELGIPAVVGTGSATDSLADGLEVTVSCADGETGTIYEGLLDFSVEETAITELPEAPVKVMMNVGTPEQAFTFAQLPNHGVGLARLEFIINRQIGIHPKALLNLDSQPAEVAAEIRERIAAYSSPRDYYIKRLAEGVSTIAAAFAPEPVIVRMSDFKSNEYANLIGGPAYEPHEENPMLGFRGASRYLEPSFRDCFDLECEALSFVRNEMGLTNVKLMIPFVRTLDEARGVIDLLAENGLVRGENGLEVIMMCEIPSNALLADEFLDYFDGFSIGSNDMTQLALGLDRDSAIVSGGFDERDPAVKKLLSMAIKACKARGKYVGICGQGPSDHADFAEWLVGEGIDSVSLNPDTVVDTWLRLAGTPVIEPVEIG, encoded by the coding sequence ATGACAACTGACATCCTGTGGTTCTCAGAACTCGGACTCAAGGACCTGGACCGGGTAGGCGGCAAGAACGCCTCCCTCGGCGAGATGGTGCAGAACCTCACCTCAGCCGGCGTCCAGGTCCCGGACGGCTTTGCCACGACGGCGGACGCCTACCGCAGCTTCCTGGCTGACTCGGGCCTGGACCAGAAGATCGCGGACCGGCTGGTGGGCTTGGACACCGATGACGTGACGGCCCTGGCAGCAGCGGGCAAGGAGATCCGGGCACTGATGCGCGAGACGCCCTTCCTGCCGGACTTCGAGGCGCAGATCCGGAACGCCTACCAGCAGCTGGTGGACAAGCACGCGGGCTCCGAGGACCTCTCCTGGGCCGTCCGTTCCAGCGCCACGGCGGAGGACCTCCCGGATGCCTCCTTCGCCGGGCAGCAGGAGACCTTCCTGAACGTCCGCGGCATCGAGAACATCCTGATCGCCATCAAGGACGTGTTCGCGTCCCTCTACAACGACCGGGCCATCGCCTACCGCGTGCACCACAAGTTTGAACACGCCGAGGTGGCACTCTCGGCGGGCATCCAGCGGATGGTGCGCTCCGACGTCGGGGCTTCCGGAGTCATGTTCACCATGGATACCGAGTCCGGGTTCCAGGACGCCGTGTTCGTCACGTCCTCCTACGGCCTGGGCGAGGCCGTGGTCCAGGGCGCCGTGAACCCCGATGAGTTCTACGTCTACAAGCCCGCGCTGCAGGCCGGCCGCCCCGCCATCCTCAAGCGCGGACTGGGCGAAAAGGCCCTCCAGATGACCTACACCAACAGCCAGGAGATCGGCCGGACCATCGACTTTGTGCCGGTGGAGGCCTCCTTGCGGAGCCGCTTCAGCCTCAGCGACGCCGACGTCGAACAGCTCGCCCGGCACGCCGTCGCCATCGAGAACCACTACGGCCGTCCCATGGACATCGAATGGGGCAAGGACGGGACCGACGGCGGCCTGTACATCCTGCAGGCACGCCCGGAGACGGTGCAGTCCCGCCGGGCCGCCGGTAGCCTGAGCCGTTTCCGCCTCAACGGAACCGGCCGGGTGCTGGCCGAAGGCCGTGCCATCGGCCAGCGCATCGGTGCCGGCAGCGTCCGCATCCTCACCTCGATCGACCAGATGGCCGCCTTCAAGACGGGCGACGTCCTCGTCGCGGACATGACCGACCCGGACTGGGAACCGATCATGAAGCGCGCCTCCGCCATCGTCACCAACCGCGGCGGACGCACGTGCCACGCGGCCATCATCGCCCGCGAACTGGGGATCCCCGCCGTCGTCGGCACCGGAAGTGCTACGGATTCCCTTGCCGACGGCCTCGAGGTGACCGTCTCCTGCGCCGACGGTGAGACCGGGACCATCTACGAAGGGCTCCTGGACTTCAGTGTCGAGGAAACCGCCATCACCGAGCTGCCGGAGGCCCCGGTCAAGGTCATGATGAACGTCGGAACCCCGGAGCAGGCGTTCACCTTCGCGCAGCTGCCCAACCACGGTGTGGGCCTGGCCCGGCTGGAATTCATCATCAACCGCCAGATCGGCATCCACCCCAAGGCGCTCCTGAACCTGGACAGCCAGCCGGCGGAAGTGGCCGCGGAAATCCGCGAACGGATCGCCGCGTACAGCAGCCCGCGCGACTACTACATCAAGCGCCTGGCCGAAGGGGTGTCCACCATCGCGGCGGCCTTCGCGCCGGAGCCGGTGATTGTGCGCATGTCCGACTTCAAGTCCAACGAGTACGCCAACCTCATCGGCGGACCGGCCTACGAGCCGCACGAAGAGAACCCGATGCTCGGCTTCCGCGGCGCCTCCCGGTACCTGGAGCCGTCCTTCCGGGACTGCTTCGACCTCGAGTGCGAGGCGCTGTCCTTCGTCCGCAACGAGATGGGGCTGACCAACGTCAAGCTGATGATCCCGTTCGTGCGGACCCTGGACGAGGCCCGCGGCGTCATCGATCTGCTGGCGGAGAACGGCCTGGTCCGTGGCGAGAACGGCCTCGAGGTGATCATGATGTGCGAGATTCCGTCCAACGCGCTGCTCGCGGACGAATTCCTGGACTACTTCGACGGCTTCTCCATCGGCTCCAATGACATGACCCAGCTGGCCCTGGGCCTGGACAGGGATTCCGCGATTGTCTCGGGCGGCTTCGATGAGCGCGATCCTGCCGTCAAGAAGCTCCTGAGCATGGCCATCAAGGCCTGCAAGGCGCGCGGCAAGTATGTCGGCATCTGCGGCCAGGGTCCCAGCGACCACGCCGACTTCGCCGAGTGGCTGGTCGGGGAGGGCATCGATTCCGTCTCCCTGAACCCCGACACCGTGGTGGACACCTGGCTCCGGCTCGCCGGCACCCCGGTGATTGAGCCTGTCGAAATCGGCTAA
- a CDS encoding Fic family protein: protein MTEQARWGVGTNQYKKRPPRPRAQQPSPGLLKSAGKDQVDELGFSWDSSGIPWDEMPGMEVPRALTRFEAQLAGHVWDAAALEGNPYTLPEVQTLLEGVTVGGHRLDDEKQVLALAESTRTFRDLVRDGTFELSKPLSDRLHGIVAPHEAVEAGHFRGEGSVRGGGTVNLGEAGTFKATGCEDGGEELRAEYTRGLAFLSGVKNPIERAAAYFCFGTRHQFYFDGNKRTSRLMMNGVLLSSGHDAISIPFSRRLEFNQSLVTLYADADATSLMEFILDCRPEG, encoded by the coding sequence ATGACTGAGCAGGCACGATGGGGCGTCGGCACCAACCAGTACAAGAAGCGACCGCCACGTCCACGCGCCCAGCAGCCGTCCCCTGGCCTGCTCAAGTCGGCAGGGAAGGACCAGGTGGATGAGCTTGGCTTTTCCTGGGACTCATCTGGCATACCCTGGGACGAAATGCCCGGTATGGAGGTGCCACGCGCTCTCACCCGCTTCGAGGCGCAGTTGGCTGGCCATGTGTGGGACGCTGCCGCCCTGGAAGGCAACCCCTACACCCTCCCGGAAGTCCAAACACTCCTGGAAGGTGTCACAGTCGGCGGACACCGGCTCGACGATGAGAAACAGGTCCTGGCCTTGGCCGAGTCCACGCGTACGTTCCGCGACCTTGTTCGGGACGGGACCTTCGAACTTTCCAAGCCTTTGTCAGACCGCCTTCACGGAATAGTGGCACCCCATGAGGCCGTAGAGGCAGGGCACTTCCGTGGCGAGGGGTCCGTGCGGGGTGGCGGAACGGTCAACCTGGGTGAAGCCGGCACTTTCAAAGCCACCGGCTGCGAAGATGGCGGGGAGGAGCTGCGGGCCGAATACACCCGCGGACTGGCGTTCCTTTCCGGGGTGAAGAATCCGATAGAACGGGCTGCCGCCTACTTCTGCTTCGGGACCCGGCACCAGTTCTATTTCGACGGCAACAAGCGCACCTCACGGCTGATGATGAATGGTGTCCTGCTGAGCTCCGGGCACGACGCGATCTCCATTCCGTTTAGCCGCCGACTTGAGTTCAATCAGAGCCTGGTGACGCTCTACGCGGACGCGGACGCAACGTCGCTCATGGAGTTCATCCTCGACTGCCGGCCTGAAGGCTAG